The following are from one region of the Diceros bicornis minor isolate mBicDic1 unplaced genomic scaffold, mDicBic1.mat.cur scaffold_653_ctg1, whole genome shotgun sequence genome:
- the LOC131403288 gene encoding rhox homeobox family member 1-like, with amino-acid sequence MGTGGDIVEEDRRSEAEQGAADEGEQGQVGAGARGPVDPEKEEGGGGWEPPQQEQQLQEPSHVAPEGLQPRDRQPGLPRHTFTGLRLKGLESVFQRTQYPDVFSARKELAFLLDVAEPRAQVSEPEHGDSAGPPV; translated from the exons ATGGGAACAGGAGGAGACATCGTCGAGGAGGATCGAAGGTCCGAAGCTGAGCAGGGAGCAGCGGACGAAGGAGAACAAGGCCAGGTTGGCGCAGGAGCTCGGGGCCCCGTGGACCCGGAGAAGGAGGAAGGCGGCGGCGGCTGGGAGCCCccgcagcaggagcagcagcttcAGGAGCCCTCCCACGTGGCCCCCGAGGGTCTGCAGCCCCGCGACAGGCAGCCGGGCCTCCCCCGCCACACGTTCACCGGGTTGCGCCTGAAGGGGCTGGAGAGCGTTTTCCAGCGCACTCAATACCCCGACGTGTTCAGCGCGCG AAAGGAGCTCGCCTTCCTCCTGGATGTGGCTGAACCCAGAGCGCAGGTCAGTGAACCTGAACACGGCGATTCTGCAGGGCCGCCGGTCTAG